A genomic region of Miscanthus floridulus cultivar M001 chromosome 3, ASM1932011v1, whole genome shotgun sequence contains the following coding sequences:
- the LOC136543774 gene encoding BTB/POZ and MATH domain-containing protein 2-like: protein MQVQNLTEVAHYKDLLLKVDGHSVTMALSDGELIKSNKWSVGGHDWEVHWCPKNHWAGHHRPVTLNLILLSEAWGGDVKAKRSCRLVDPAGRLEPSEEKSLSHKFYKSGDYSDPLEVMAREDLEASGYLVDDSYTVLKEAQAAPNTAVMAMGKLLQKGTGADVTFLVSSEKFTVYKAILASRSPVFMAELFEGMKEEASRHIKVKDMQPAAFEALLRFIYTNTAPEPKLDQEGDDATSMVQHLLVGVDRYDLERLKLLYEGRLADSITVDTAVTTLALAEQHGCLQLKASCVEFIAGYLDAFR, encoded by the coding sequence ATGCAAGTGCAAAACCTCACCGAGGTTGCCCACTACAAGGACCTCCTGCTCAAGGTGGACGGTCATTCGGTCACCATGGCCCTGAGCGATGGCGAGCTCATCAAGTCCAACAAATGGTCCGTTGGTGGCCACGACTGGGAGGTCCACTGGTGTCCCAAGAATCACTGGGCGGGCCACCATCGGCCGGTGACGCTCaatctcatccttctctctgaaGCGTGGGGCGGTGACGTCAAGGCTAAGCGCAGCTGCCGCCTGGTTGATCCGGCCGGGAGGCTGGAGCCATCGGAGGAGAAGAGCTTATCACACAAGTTCTACAAGTCTGGGGATTACTCCGATCCACTCGAGGTTATGGCAAGAGAGGATCTCGAGGCATCAGGCTACCTCGTGGATGATTCCTACACCGTGCTCAAAGAAGCACAGGCGGCGCCAAATACTGCGGTGATGGCCATGGGCAAACTCCTGCAGAAGGGGACGGGCGCGGACGTCACGTTCCTTGTGTCCAGCGAGAAGTTCACCGTGTACAAGGCCATCCTTGCCTCGAGGTCACCAGTGTTCATGGCGGAGTTGTTCGAGGGAATGAAGGAGGAGGCATCTCGGCACATCAAGGTGAAGGACATGCAGCCCGCGGCATTTGAGGCCCTGCTTCGCTTCATCTACACCAACACAGCGCCGGAGCCGAAGCTGGACCAGGAGGGCGATGACGCGACGTCGATGGTGCAGCATCTGCTCGTCGGTGTGGACAGGTATGACCTTGAGAGGCTCAAGCTCCTCTACGAGGGCAGGCTCGCTGACAGCATCACCGTCGACACGGCGGTGACCACGCTAGCGCTAGCGGAGCAGCATGGCTGCTTGCAGCTCAAGGCTAGTTGCGTCGAGTTCATCGCGGGATATCTTGATGCCTTCCGATGA